The genomic DNA AGCAAATTTCCACTTCATTCCAGTTGGGAAACCTCCTCCACCACGACCACGAATACCAGAATCTAATACCGTCTGGATAACGGCTTCGCGAGTGATGCCTTCATCGGCTATTTTTTGTAAAGCTTTATAAGCGTCTTTAGCTTCAGCTTCTTCTATTTTTTCTGGGTCGATGAAACCACAATTTCTAAGGGCTATTTTTACTTGTCCTTGGAAATAGCTATCATCTGGAGTTGGGAACAAATCGCTCTTTACTATATAATCTTTTACAGGTTCATGATTCTGAACATGTCTTTCTACAATCTCTAAAGCTTTGGCTGCATCAATGCCACCATAAAGGAAGTATCCAGTATCGTCAATCACCTCTACTAGAGGCTCACGAAAACACATACCTACACAGGAGGTCTTTTTTAAATCGATATCCAATTTATCAATTTCCATGATATTTTGAATAGCATCGTAAGTTTTATTGGCACCTGCAGCAATACCACAGCTACCTAATCCTATTATAACTTGTGTCTTTTCCATATTATGAGGCGTTTTTCTCGTTCAACTTAATTTCTCTAATCACTTTAGAAGCCGCTTTCCCATCTAAATTACCATAGGTTTCGTCGCCTATCATCATTACAGGGGCTAAAGAGCAACATCCTAAACATGCTACCGATTCTAGGGTAAACATATTGTCTTCGGTGGTTTCGCCATCGTTAACTCCTAATGTGTCTTGTAAAGCAGAGGTTAAGGCTTTAGCATTTTGTACGTGGCAAGCAGTACCGTGACATACTTTTACAATATGCTTACCTACAGGTGCCAATCGGAATTGGGCATAGAAAGTAGCCACACCATACATGTCAGATAATTCTAATCCAGTTTCGGATGCAATTTTCAAAAATGCTTTTCTAGGTAGATAGCCAAACATTTCTTGGGCTCCTTGTAACAGAGGAATCATGGAACCTTTTTTGCCTTTATATTTTTTGATGAGCGGGTCGAGTCTGAAAAGCTCTTCGGCTTGTGCTAGACCATTTTCTTGTTCTGCTCTTATTCGTGATATTCTCATAGCGAAAAAAAGTATTTATATGTGTTGAAACTCAATTGATTTTTGATAAAGATATTAAAAGGGTTGTATGAACAAAAGACCAGAAAGGGGAATCGAGAATTTATA from Lentimicrobium sp. L6 includes the following:
- the nuoE gene encoding NADH-quinone oxidoreductase subunit NuoE; this encodes MRISRIRAEQENGLAQAEELFRLDPLIKKYKGKKGSMIPLLQGAQEMFGYLPRKAFLKIASETGLELSDMYGVATFYAQFRLAPVGKHIVKVCHGTACHVQNAKALTSALQDTLGVNDGETTEDNMFTLESVACLGCCSLAPVMMIGDETYGNLDGKAASKVIREIKLNEKNAS